Proteins found in one Rhodovulum sp. MB263 genomic segment:
- a CDS encoding serine protease: MRPSSRPPAAMLLALFVMAGAAALPAAPRAGGTPQQAEPLAEPQHRAWRAIGRVNVAGFDTGGFCTGTLIATDRVLTAAHCLYALRGHQLAKPGQVHFLAGWLKGGYAAHRTARLLRPNPGFEPNRRPDSRSLRSDVAILLLETPIPDIAPLPLALPERIGPEVTVIGYRRDRPNALSRIGDCRVLVQSPGMAGLGCAVTEGSSGAPVLQRAGQGWQVVGVISASLRGAGEVRVIAARPDAAFLAGR, encoded by the coding sequence ATGCGACCTTCGAGCCGCCCGCCTGCCGCGATGTTGCTCGCCCTGTTCGTCATGGCGGGGGCGGCCGCCCTGCCGGCCGCGCCCCGGGCCGGGGGCACGCCGCAGCAGGCCGAGCCGCTGGCCGAGCCCCAGCACCGCGCCTGGCGCGCCATCGGCCGGGTCAATGTCGCGGGATTCGACACGGGCGGTTTCTGCACCGGCACGCTGATCGCCACCGACCGGGTCCTGACCGCAGCCCATTGCCTGTATGCGCTGCGCGGCCACCAGCTGGCGAAACCCGGCCAGGTACATTTCCTCGCGGGCTGGCTGAAGGGCGGCTACGCTGCCCACCGCACCGCCCGCCTCCTGCGGCCCAATCCCGGTTTCGAGCCGAACAGGCGGCCGGACAGCCGAAGCTTGCGCAGCGATGTCGCGATCCTTCTTCTCGAGACGCCGATCCCCGATATCGCGCCGCTTCCGCTGGCCCTGCCAGAGCGCATCGGCCCCGAGGTCACCGTGATCGGCTATCGCCGCGACCGGCCGAATGCGCTCAGCCGGATCGGTGATTGCCGCGTGCTGGTCCAGAGTCCCGGCATGGCCGGGCTCGGCTGCGCGGTGACCGAAGGCAGCTCCGGCGCCCCGGTCCTGCAACGCGCGGGCCAGGGCTGGCAGGTGGTCGGCGTGATCTCGGCCTCCCTGCGCGGCGCGGGCGAGGTCCGCGTGATCGCCGCCCGCCCCGATGCGGCCTTTCTGGCGGGTCGATAA
- the yajC gene encoding preprotein translocase subunit YajC, whose protein sequence is MFATPAFAQAAGGGAAGAFGSFLPLILIFAIMYFLLIRPQQKKAKQHKAMVDGLRRGDQVVTQGGVIGKVSKVKDDAEVELEVAENVKIRVVRHTIAQVLNKTEPAEKA, encoded by the coding sequence ATGTTTGCAACGCCAGCCTTTGCGCAAGCGGCCGGCGGAGGCGCCGCGGGCGCCTTCGGCTCTTTTCTCCCGCTGATCCTGATCTTCGCGATCATGTATTTCCTGCTGATCCGCCCTCAGCAGAAGAAGGCAAAGCAGCACAAGGCGATGGTGGACGGGCTGCGCCGCGGCGACCAGGTCGTGACCCAGGGTGGCGTGATCGGCAAGGTCTCGAAGGTCAAGGACGATGCCGAGGTCGAACTCGAGGTCGCCGAGAACGTCAAGATCCGTGTCGTGCGTCACACCATCGCCCAGGTGCTCAACAAGACCGAACCGGCGGAAAAGGCCTGA